In Chitinophaga nivalis, a single genomic region encodes these proteins:
- a CDS encoding LytR/AlgR family response regulator transcription factor — protein MNCLIVDDNKLARTAMKQLASHVNHLHVSGECSSAMEAYNLLQKEKIDVLLLDIEMPGMSGLELTRNLGKKRPVIIFTTVKKEYAVEAFELNVADYLIKPVHPARFIQAIEKAKEICDSNNRELQVSDTEFVFIRDTGILKRIRTDDILFLEAMGDYVKLHTSQKFHAIHTTLKALEEKLPASRFMRVHRSYIVAMDKIETIEDGTILIQQHAIPVADAYRTALNNKLNLL, from the coding sequence ATGAATTGTCTGATTGTAGATGATAATAAACTCGCCCGGACGGCCATGAAACAACTGGCCAGTCATGTTAATCATCTTCATGTAAGCGGTGAGTGCAGCAGCGCGATGGAAGCCTATAATCTTTTGCAGAAAGAAAAAATAGATGTACTTCTGCTGGATATTGAAATGCCCGGTATGAGCGGATTGGAACTGACCCGGAACCTCGGTAAGAAAAGACCGGTGATCATCTTCACTACCGTAAAAAAAGAATATGCGGTAGAAGCCTTTGAACTCAATGTAGCCGATTACCTGATTAAGCCCGTACACCCTGCCCGTTTTATACAGGCCATTGAAAAAGCCAAAGAGATCTGCGACAGCAATAACCGGGAGTTACAGGTATCCGATACGGAGTTTGTCTTTATCCGGGATACCGGTATCCTGAAACGGATCCGTACCGATGATATTCTCTTTCTGGAAGCAATGGGCGATTATGTAAAACTACATACCAGCCAGAAGTTTCATGCTATCCATACCACACTGAAAGCCCTGGAGGAAAAACTGCCTGCCAGCCGGTTTATGCGTGTACACCGCTCCTACATCGTAGCCATGGATAAAATAGAAACCATCGAAGACGGTACCATCCTTATCCAACAACACGCCATTCCGGTTGCGGATGCCTACCGGACAGCACTGAACAATAAACTGAATCTGCTTTGA
- a CDS encoding DUF6660 family protein yields MKWLVYIFSCYILLLSCIPCNDAAEVVLQRTARIARLDVPHEHESQPDYCSPLCICSCCNVQVTAEAISTVHFYHHQVLISYPIIPANPLPSQADNIWQPPRLV; encoded by the coding sequence ATGAAGTGGTTGGTGTACATATTTAGCTGCTATATCCTCCTCCTGTCTTGCATACCCTGCAACGATGCGGCGGAAGTGGTATTACAGCGCACCGCCCGTATTGCCCGGCTGGATGTTCCGCATGAACACGAAAGCCAGCCCGATTATTGTTCTCCGTTATGCATCTGCAGCTGCTGCAATGTGCAGGTAACTGCGGAAGCTATATCTACTGTTCATTTTTATCATCATCAGGTATTAATCAGTTATCCGATTATACCTGCCAATCCGCTGCCATCCCAGGCAGATAATATCTGGCAACCTCCCCGCCTGGTTTAG
- a CDS encoding efflux RND transporter permease subunit: protein MLDKIILFSIRNKLIVGILTLALVAWGVFSLMRLPVDAVPDITNNQVQVITQSPSLAAQEVERLITFPIEQTMAVIPELKEVRSISRFGLSVVTIVFHDDVDIYWARQQVNEKLGEAKTAIPPGIGSPEMAPVSSGLGEIYQYVVHPQKGYESKYTARDLRTIQDWYVRRQLLGTPGVAEVNSFGGLLKQYQVTLDPDKLRSYNLSIAAIFDVLEKNNQNTGGAYIDKKPNAYFIRSEGLIGSLADIEKIVVKNTPEGLPVLIRDIGNVQLGDANRYGALTRNATGEAVGGIVMMLKGKNSNEVVKAVKIRMAQIQKTLPAGVVIEPFLDRSEFVGRAIGTVQKNLIEGALIVIFVLVLFLGNLRAGLIVASVIPLAMLFAIAMMNLFGVSGNLMSLGAIDFGLIVDGAVIIVEATLHHLTGRNKGKGVLRLSQSEMDAEVYDSASKIRSTAAFGEIIILIVYLPILALVGIEGKMFRPMAQTVSFAILGAFILSLTYVPMVSALFLSKKISHKVTVADRIMQFFHRIYDPVIRRAIRTKALVVSIAVALFVVSVFLFGRMGGEFIPTLEEGDFAVETRLLTGSSLTETIDKVTLASDILLKQFPEVKEVVGKIGAAEIPTDPMPMEACDLTILLKPKKEWTSAKNREELANKMQEALEAIPGVSFGFSQPIQLRFNELISGVRQDVGIKIFGEDLTTLASLAQKIGAIVNRTEGAKDLYVEQIGGLPQIVVSIDRDKIARYGLDIATINQAINTAFAGQSAGLVYEGEKRFDLVVRLDQRSRQRIEDVQNLYITTPSGNQVPLQQLAKVEMTIGPNQVQREDAKRRIIVGFNVRGRDIASIVKDIETAIEKEVKLPAGYFIRYGGQFENLQEANARLSVAVPIALLLIFGLLYFTFRSVKQSFLIFTAIPMAAIGGVFALLLRGMPFSISAGVGFIALFGVAVLNGIVLIGEFNRLKEEGITDLGTIILKGTATRLRPVLMTAFVASLGFLPMALATSAGAEVQRPLATVVIGGLITSTLLTLLVLPCLYIYFEKGFKKQKI, encoded by the coding sequence ATGCTGGATAAGATCATTCTTTTTTCTATCAGGAACAAACTAATAGTGGGGATACTCACGCTTGCGCTGGTAGCGTGGGGCGTATTTTCGCTGATGCGGCTACCCGTAGATGCGGTGCCGGATATTACCAATAACCAGGTACAGGTGATTACCCAATCGCCTTCGCTGGCAGCGCAGGAGGTAGAGCGGCTGATTACTTTTCCCATAGAACAAACCATGGCCGTGATTCCGGAGCTCAAGGAAGTACGCTCTATTTCCCGTTTCGGCTTATCGGTGGTGACCATTGTATTTCATGACGACGTGGATATTTACTGGGCCCGGCAGCAGGTCAATGAAAAGCTGGGCGAAGCGAAAACCGCTATTCCGCCGGGGATCGGATCGCCGGAAATGGCGCCGGTATCCAGCGGGCTGGGTGAAATCTACCAATATGTAGTACATCCGCAAAAGGGCTATGAATCCAAATACACGGCCCGCGACCTGCGTACTATTCAGGATTGGTATGTACGGCGGCAGCTGCTGGGTACACCCGGCGTGGCAGAAGTGAACAGCTTCGGCGGCCTGCTGAAACAATACCAGGTAACCCTGGACCCGGATAAATTGCGTAGCTATAATTTAAGTATCGCTGCCATCTTTGATGTGCTGGAGAAAAATAACCAGAACACCGGGGGCGCTTATATCGACAAAAAACCCAATGCCTATTTTATCCGTAGTGAGGGATTGATAGGCAGCCTGGCAGATATAGAAAAAATAGTAGTAAAGAATACACCGGAAGGCTTGCCGGTACTGATCCGTGATATCGGTAATGTACAGCTGGGAGATGCCAACCGGTATGGAGCGCTCACCCGTAATGCCACCGGCGAGGCCGTAGGTGGTATTGTGATGATGCTGAAAGGCAAGAATTCCAATGAAGTGGTGAAGGCTGTCAAAATACGGATGGCCCAGATCCAGAAAACATTGCCCGCCGGCGTGGTGATAGAACCCTTCCTGGACCGCAGTGAGTTTGTAGGCCGGGCCATTGGTACCGTACAGAAAAACCTGATTGAAGGGGCGCTGATTGTCATCTTTGTGCTGGTGTTGTTCCTGGGGAATCTGCGTGCCGGGCTGATTGTAGCCTCCGTGATTCCACTGGCGATGTTGTTTGCCATTGCCATGATGAACCTGTTTGGGGTATCGGGTAACCTGATGAGCCTTGGAGCGATTGACTTCGGACTGATTGTAGACGGCGCCGTCATTATTGTGGAAGCTACGCTGCATCACCTCACAGGGCGCAACAAGGGCAAAGGTGTACTACGATTGTCGCAGTCGGAGATGGATGCCGAAGTATATGATTCTGCCAGCAAAATACGGAGTACGGCCGCTTTCGGAGAAATTATCATCCTCATAGTATACCTGCCGATTCTGGCACTGGTAGGTATAGAAGGAAAGATGTTCCGGCCCATGGCGCAAACGGTATCGTTCGCGATCCTGGGTGCCTTTATCCTGTCGCTGACCTATGTGCCGATGGTATCGGCTTTATTCCTCAGCAAAAAGATCAGTCATAAGGTAACTGTGGCAGATCGGATCATGCAGTTTTTTCATCGTATATACGATCCCGTTATAAGAAGAGCGATTCGTACCAAAGCGCTGGTAGTAAGCATTGCAGTAGCGTTGTTTGTGGTATCGGTGTTTTTGTTTGGCCGTATGGGCGGTGAATTTATACCCACCCTGGAAGAAGGTGATTTTGCGGTAGAAACGAGATTGCTGACGGGTAGTTCCTTAACGGAAACCATCGATAAGGTAACCCTGGCATCAGATATTCTGTTGAAGCAGTTTCCGGAGGTAAAAGAAGTGGTGGGTAAGATCGGTGCGGCAGAAATTCCAACCGATCCGATGCCGATGGAGGCCTGCGATCTGACCATTCTGCTGAAACCCAAAAAAGAATGGACCAGTGCGAAGAACCGCGAGGAGCTGGCCAATAAAATGCAGGAAGCCCTGGAAGCGATACCTGGTGTCAGCTTCGGTTTCTCTCAACCGATACAACTGCGTTTTAATGAGCTGATATCCGGTGTAAGGCAGGATGTAGGGATCAAGATTTTTGGAGAAGACCTGACGACGCTGGCTTCCCTGGCGCAGAAAATAGGCGCCATCGTGAACCGTACGGAAGGAGCTAAAGACCTTTACGTAGAGCAGATAGGCGGGTTGCCGCAGATCGTGGTGTCTATTGACCGGGATAAGATTGCCCGCTACGGACTGGACATTGCCACCATCAACCAGGCCATTAATACGGCTTTTGCGGGTCAAAGCGCCGGGCTGGTATATGAAGGAGAAAAACGTTTCGACCTGGTAGTAAGATTGGACCAACGCAGCCGGCAACGGATAGAGGATGTACAGAACCTGTATATCACAACGCCTTCCGGCAACCAGGTACCGCTGCAGCAGCTGGCTAAAGTAGAAATGACCATCGGTCCCAACCAGGTGCAGCGGGAAGATGCCAAACGTCGCATTATTGTGGGTTTCAACGTGCGTGGCCGCGATATTGCCAGCATTGTAAAAGATATAGAAACAGCTATTGAGAAAGAAGTGAAACTGCCTGCCGGATATTTTATCCGTTATGGCGGCCAGTTTGAAAACCTGCAGGAGGCTAACGCCCGTTTATCCGTGGCCGTACCCATTGCCTTACTGCTCATTTTTGGTTTATTGTATTTCACCTTCCGGTCTGTAAAACAGTCGTTCTTAATTTTCACAGCCATTCCTATGGCGGCTATCGGCGGCGTATTTGCGCTGTTGCTGCGCGGCATGCCTTTCAGTATTTCTGCCGGCGTAGGATTTATTGCCTTGTTTGGGGTGGCCGTATTAAACGGCATCGTACTGATCGGAGAGTTTAACCGGCTCAAGGAAGAAGGGATTACTGACCTGGGTACCATCATACTAAAGGGAACGGCTACACGCTTACGCCCGGTATTGATGACGGCCTTTGTGGCTTCCCTGGGCTTCCTGCCGATGGCGCTGGCCACCAGTGCGGGAGCAGAGGTACAACGGCCGCTGGCAACGGTGGTGATTGGCGGTTTGATTACTTCCACCTTATTAACCTTGCTGGTGTTGCCGTGTTTGTATATCTATTTTGAAAAAGGATTTAAAAAACAGAAAATATGA
- a CDS encoding TolC family protein codes for MNVRFLIGLLFPFTAFAQSQPLTMEGAVQQALQQNKGLKSASVAVGYYKELVRTSGELAKTDVNLQYGQTNSYVQDNNFSVSQAIPFPTVFGARKQLNQVQVDKAVWWKAVTQNDLVYQVKQTYVQLLYYKELRVLLQHQDSLFSDFVRTATLRYKTGESRMLEKTAAEGRMNEIRNLLRQNEADEQIYLSRLQALLGTTEPVSLAASGIPAVTIPALNDTAAVAANPQLQYLRQQVLLAEKQKQLFRASILPDITVGYFNQSLVGTPANAAGALATSGTRFQGFQVGLALPLWMGPLKAKVRAEEKQQQAAALQYDNSMITLQSQYGQAVQQFIKQRNSLDYYQTTALPNAALLLQQSAKSYSSGDIGYPEYFLNLEQALTVREGYLKTRNDAKQAELYIAYLAAHQL; via the coding sequence ATGAATGTCCGCTTTTTGATAGGGTTGCTGTTCCCGTTTACGGCTTTTGCACAGTCGCAGCCATTAACGATGGAAGGGGCGGTGCAGCAGGCATTGCAGCAAAATAAAGGATTGAAATCAGCTTCGGTGGCCGTGGGATATTATAAAGAGCTGGTGCGTACCAGCGGAGAGCTGGCCAAAACGGATGTGAACCTGCAATACGGGCAAACGAACAGCTATGTGCAGGATAATAATTTCAGTGTTTCCCAGGCCATTCCGTTTCCTACGGTATTTGGCGCCCGGAAGCAGCTGAACCAGGTACAGGTAGATAAAGCAGTATGGTGGAAAGCCGTGACACAGAATGACCTGGTATACCAGGTAAAACAAACCTATGTGCAACTGCTGTATTATAAAGAGCTGCGGGTATTGCTGCAGCACCAGGACAGCCTGTTCAGTGATTTTGTACGCACAGCTACGCTGCGTTACAAAACAGGAGAGAGCCGTATGCTGGAAAAGACGGCGGCAGAAGGCCGGATGAATGAAATCCGGAACCTGTTGCGCCAGAATGAGGCCGATGAACAGATTTATCTGTCGCGGTTGCAGGCATTGCTGGGCACCACTGAACCGGTGAGCCTGGCCGCTTCCGGGATACCGGCGGTAACGATACCGGCGTTGAATGATACGGCAGCCGTGGCGGCGAATCCGCAGCTGCAGTATTTACGGCAACAGGTGCTGCTCGCAGAAAAACAAAAGCAGTTGTTCCGTGCTTCCATACTGCCGGATATCACGGTGGGTTATTTTAACCAGTCGCTGGTAGGTACGCCGGCTAATGCCGCCGGTGCGCTCGCTACTTCTGGTACCCGTTTCCAGGGATTTCAGGTAGGCCTGGCGTTGCCCTTGTGGATGGGGCCTTTGAAAGCAAAGGTACGGGCGGAAGAAAAGCAGCAACAGGCAGCTGCCTTGCAGTACGACAACAGCATGATAACGCTGCAAAGTCAATACGGACAGGCGGTACAACAGTTCATCAAACAACGTAACAGCCTGGATTATTATCAGACAACGGCACTGCCGAATGCTGCCCTGTTGTTGCAGCAATCAGCCAAATCCTATTCCAGCGGAGATATCGGTTATCCGGAGTATTTCCTGAACCTGGAGCAGGCGCTGACTGTGCGGGAGGGATACCTGAAAACCAGGAACGATGCCAAACAGGCTGAATTATACATCGCTTATCTGGCGGCTCATCAACTTTAA
- a CDS encoding efflux RND transporter periplasmic adaptor subunit, whose product MQILKKHIYLSVITCSTILFLTACGNKSADKKEGDTHDHEEAPNTVELTAAQFKTAGITYGKPENRQISGAVKVNGFLDVPPQQLVSISVPMGGFIKQTTLLQGMPVKKGQVIAVLENLDYIQLQQDYLDIKSQLEYATVEYKRQQELAVENVNALKTLQQAKAAYQSLQAKESGMKQKLALLNINMPALEKGNIQRTINVYAPISGYVTQVNVNLGQFVNPADILFRIVNTEHLHAELTVFEKDIPRLKIGQLVRFTLANETAQRTATVHLIGREISPERTVRVHCHLDAEDTQLLPGTYLQAMIETGAANVPALPDAALVNFENKAYVFMKAPGNANDSTYHFTMLEVKKGNNEQGYTEVTFPAKTPDQEIVVKGAYDLLAKMKNSGEEEGH is encoded by the coding sequence ATGCAAATACTTAAAAAACATATATACCTCTCCGTTATAACGTGTAGTACGATCCTTTTTCTTACGGCCTGTGGCAATAAGTCCGCCGACAAAAAAGAAGGAGATACACATGACCATGAAGAAGCCCCCAATACGGTGGAACTGACGGCCGCACAGTTTAAAACCGCCGGTATTACCTATGGTAAACCGGAAAACCGGCAGATCAGCGGTGCGGTGAAAGTGAATGGTTTCCTGGATGTGCCGCCACAGCAGCTGGTCAGCATTTCGGTGCCCATGGGTGGTTTTATCAAACAAACCACCTTGCTGCAGGGGATGCCGGTTAAAAAAGGGCAGGTGATTGCGGTATTGGAAAACCTGGATTACATTCAGTTGCAGCAGGACTACCTGGATATCAAAAGTCAGCTGGAATATGCAACCGTGGAATACAAGCGGCAGCAGGAACTGGCGGTGGAAAATGTAAATGCGCTGAAAACGCTGCAACAGGCCAAAGCTGCCTATCAGTCGTTGCAGGCAAAGGAGAGTGGGATGAAACAGAAACTGGCGCTGCTCAATATCAATATGCCGGCGCTGGAGAAAGGGAATATCCAGCGTACCATTAATGTGTATGCGCCTATCAGCGGGTATGTGACACAGGTGAATGTCAACCTGGGACAGTTTGTCAATCCGGCGGATATCCTTTTCCGGATTGTAAATACGGAGCATCTGCACGCGGAACTGACCGTATTTGAAAAAGATATTCCCCGGTTGAAAATAGGGCAGCTGGTACGTTTTACCCTGGCTAATGAAACGGCGCAGCGTACAGCTACCGTGCACCTGATAGGACGTGAAATCAGCCCGGAACGTACCGTAAGGGTACATTGCCACCTGGATGCGGAAGACACCCAGTTGTTGCCGGGTACTTATCTGCAGGCGATGATTGAAACCGGGGCTGCCAATGTACCCGCTTTACCGGATGCCGCTTTGGTGAACTTTGAAAACAAAGCGTATGTATTCATGAAGGCGCCAGGTAACGCCAACGACAGTACGTATCATTTTACCATGTTGGAGGTGAAGAAAGGCAATAATGAACAGGGATACACCGAAGTCACTTTCCCGGCTAAAACACCCGATCAGGAAATTGTGGTAAAAGGCGCCTATGACCTGCTGGCCAAGATGAAAAACAGCGGGGAAGAAGAAGGACACTAA
- the nfi gene encoding deoxyribonuclease V (cleaves DNA at apurinic or apyrimidinic sites), whose protein sequence is MIDYDVLSVPEATAIQKNLQDQTILTPFNGPINYIGGADISFNKFSTTVYAGIVILQYPSLIPVGYSLVKKEVHFPYVPGFLAFREVPALLDAWQQLPVKPDILVVDGHGIAHPRQMGIATHFGVLTNQPTIGSAKKKLYGQFEEPGPNRGDYTPLTGRQGMLLGHVLRSKPNVKPVFVSPGHRTGMTDSLQLIISCLRKHRLPEPTRLAHNAVNQFRLGQLPEGWTALAV, encoded by the coding sequence ATGATTGACTACGACGTATTAAGCGTACCGGAAGCTACGGCCATACAAAAAAACCTGCAGGACCAGACCATCCTCACTCCTTTTAACGGACCAATCAACTATATCGGCGGCGCTGATATTTCTTTCAATAAATTCAGTACAACGGTCTATGCAGGTATCGTAATACTCCAATATCCTTCCCTGATTCCGGTGGGTTACAGCCTCGTGAAAAAAGAGGTACACTTTCCCTATGTACCTGGTTTTCTGGCGTTCCGGGAAGTGCCGGCCCTGCTGGATGCCTGGCAGCAACTACCCGTCAAGCCCGATATCCTGGTGGTAGACGGGCATGGTATTGCCCATCCGCGACAAATGGGTATTGCCACGCATTTCGGCGTATTAACCAATCAGCCTACCATTGGCAGTGCCAAAAAGAAACTGTACGGACAATTTGAAGAACCCGGGCCTAACCGGGGCGACTATACGCCATTAACCGGCAGGCAAGGAATGTTGCTGGGTCATGTACTGCGCAGCAAGCCCAATGTGAAACCTGTTTTTGTTTCACCGGGGCATCGAACAGGTATGACAGACAGCTTGCAACTGATTATTTCCTGCCTCCGCAAACATCGCCTGCCGGAACCTACGCGGCTGGCTCATAACGCCGTTAATCAGTTCCGGCTGGGTCAACTGCCGGAAGGCTGGACAGCACTGGCTGTCTAA
- a CDS encoding DUF763 domain-containing protein — translation MPSHADLPLHYGHVPPWLAKRMSLLGGAIIEAILVDYGKSAVIQRLSDPCWFQALGCVLGMDWHSSGITTSVMGALKKALNPRAKELGIYICGGKGRHSKQTPAELQAFAEKTGLPGEQLIYSSKLTAKVDNTAIQDGFQLYLHSFIVSDEGEWAVVQQGMNDASSMARRYHWHSAAFRSFTEAPHTFIYGRNQGQILNLTDLLAGDTKAGILQLTREKPAHLLPEIRHLIMPTHHEVRAENVNLKRLGSVLALAHETRPADFTSLLMLEGLGPRTLQSLTLVSEVIHGTPSRFEDPARFSFAHGGKDGHPFPVPVKIYDETIDTLKDALQKAKIGHSDKQEAIRKLSVLAQQIEQDFEPNTNFEKLMAQERQQSWQYGGRTVFGKAAKPKDGEQLTLF, via the coding sequence ATGCCCTCCCACGCAGATCTGCCTTTACATTACGGCCATGTGCCCCCCTGGCTGGCCAAACGAATGAGCCTACTGGGCGGCGCCATCATAGAAGCGATATTGGTGGATTACGGCAAATCAGCTGTTATACAGCGGCTCAGTGATCCTTGCTGGTTTCAGGCCCTGGGATGTGTGCTGGGCATGGACTGGCACTCTTCCGGCATTACCACCAGCGTCATGGGGGCGTTGAAGAAAGCCCTTAATCCGCGGGCGAAAGAACTGGGTATTTACATCTGTGGCGGAAAAGGCCGCCATAGCAAGCAAACACCCGCAGAGCTGCAGGCCTTCGCCGAAAAGACCGGCCTGCCCGGCGAACAGCTGATCTACAGCAGCAAGCTAACCGCTAAAGTAGACAATACGGCTATCCAGGATGGCTTTCAGCTGTACCTGCATTCTTTTATTGTATCAGACGAAGGAGAATGGGCAGTGGTACAACAAGGCATGAATGACGCCAGCAGTATGGCCCGCCGCTATCACTGGCATTCCGCTGCTTTCCGTTCTTTTACGGAAGCGCCGCATACCTTCATTTATGGCCGCAATCAGGGCCAGATCCTGAATCTGACGGACCTCCTGGCCGGCGATACCAAAGCAGGCATTCTGCAACTGACAAGGGAGAAACCGGCCCACCTGCTGCCGGAGATACGCCACCTGATTATGCCCACGCACCACGAAGTACGGGCAGAAAATGTAAACCTGAAAAGATTGGGTAGTGTACTGGCGCTGGCACATGAAACCCGGCCGGCAGATTTTACTTCCCTGCTGATGCTGGAAGGTCTCGGCCCCAGAACGCTGCAGTCGCTGACACTGGTCAGTGAAGTAATACACGGCACTCCTTCCCGCTTTGAAGACCCTGCGCGCTTTTCGTTTGCTCACGGTGGTAAAGACGGGCATCCTTTTCCGGTACCCGTAAAGATCTACGATGAAACCATCGATACGCTGAAAGACGCCCTGCAGAAAGCTAAAATTGGCCACTCGGATAAACAGGAAGCTATCCGTAAATTATCCGTGCTGGCCCAGCAGATAGAACAAGACTTTGAACCGAACACCAATTTTGAAAAACTCATGGCGCAGGAACGACAACAATCCTGGCAATACGGGGGCAGAACCGTTTTCGGGAAAGCTGCCAAACCGAAAGACGGAGAACAGTTAACGCTCTTTTAA
- a CDS encoding MgtC/SapB family protein yields MKHLMQIIQEDQLLKVLIALLMGAILGLEREYKRKAAGMRTMTLICVSCTVFTILSAEMGYPASADRIASNILTGVGFIGAGVIFKGDYAIDGITTAATIWVAAAIGMAVGMSQYLLAGSTLVAGIVVLIGMEYLEFRVAIINDKKLYTIFYYEEKFPQDDLETVLQQYKLKYKRMLIMRKEDIIEVNYAVRGHRDQLRQLDSYLLQNKNIFEYKVQTNPI; encoded by the coding sequence ATGAAACATTTAATGCAGATCATACAGGAAGATCAGTTGCTGAAAGTACTGATCGCTTTATTGATGGGCGCTATACTGGGCCTGGAGAGGGAATATAAGCGCAAAGCCGCCGGTATGCGTACCATGACGCTGATTTGTGTGAGCTGTACTGTTTTCACCATCCTGTCTGCTGAAATGGGCTATCCTGCCAGTGCCGATCGTATTGCCTCCAACATCCTTACCGGCGTGGGTTTCATTGGTGCAGGCGTTATATTTAAAGGAGATTATGCCATTGATGGCATCACCACCGCTGCTACCATCTGGGTGGCGGCAGCTATCGGTATGGCGGTGGGCATGAGTCAGTACCTACTGGCAGGCTCCACGCTGGTAGCAGGCATTGTAGTACTTATAGGAATGGAATACCTGGAATTTAGGGTGGCCATCATTAATGATAAAAAACTCTACACTATTTTCTATTATGAAGAAAAATTTCCACAGGACGATCTGGAAACTGTGCTGCAGCAATACAAATTAAAATACAAGCGCATGCTGATCATGCGAAAAGAGGATATCATAGAAGTCAACTATGCGGTACGCGGTCACCGGGATCAGCTCAGACAACTGGACAGCTATTTGCTGCAGAACAAGAACATTTTTGAATATAAAGTACAAACGAATCCGATATAA
- a CDS encoding ABC transporter ATP-binding protein, with the protein MKPFWAEFTLGMLFLLVSSSAGLAFPQLLGDLVDPKNHDVLFQGMNRAGLLLVAVLVGQSIFSFFRIVLFVNVTEKTLAALRQTIYSHLIKLPMKFFLERRVGELSSRISSDISLLQETFTTTLAEFIRQIILVIGGIIILLITSWQLTAFMLAIFPIMMVIAVFFGKFIREFSKEVQEEVAASNTVVEETLQGILNVKAFANEYFEIARYRVRTNAAARIGMKGGKFRGAFSSFIILGIFGALVAVIWRGVAIGMTTPSLISFVLYSVFIGGSVAGLAEVYTNLQRSIGATEHLLEILDEPEEDITEVHTIAPENQLDGQISFRNLSFHYPSRPDLQILQDVSFEVYADQKVALVGPSGAGKSTIVSLLLRLYDGVGGEILFDGRDNRTIPLSELRTQMAVVPQDVFLFGGTIAENLAYGKPDATPEEMEEAARKANAWEFIQRFPLGLNTVVGERGIQLSGGQRQRIAIARAVLKNPRILILDEATSALDSESEKLVQDALDKLMEGRTSIVIAHRLATVRKADKIIVLDKGRIVEEGTHAELIGLDSGLYRMLSDMQFAS; encoded by the coding sequence GTGAAGCCTTTTTGGGCAGAATTTACCCTGGGCATGCTGTTCCTGCTGGTATCCAGTTCTGCAGGTTTAGCGTTTCCGCAGTTATTGGGAGATCTGGTAGATCCCAAAAACCACGATGTCCTTTTCCAGGGAATGAATCGCGCCGGATTATTGCTGGTAGCAGTACTGGTAGGGCAATCCATTTTCTCCTTTTTCCGTATTGTTTTATTTGTGAATGTTACGGAGAAAACCCTGGCAGCTTTGCGGCAAACCATCTACAGCCATCTGATCAAACTGCCGATGAAATTTTTCCTCGAGCGGAGAGTCGGAGAACTGAGCAGTCGCATATCGTCAGATATCTCTCTCTTACAGGAAACATTTACCACCACACTGGCCGAATTTATCCGGCAGATAATTCTGGTAATAGGTGGTATTATTATATTGTTGATTACTTCCTGGCAGCTCACAGCCTTTATGCTGGCCATTTTTCCGATAATGATGGTGATCGCGGTATTCTTCGGGAAATTCATCCGCGAGTTCTCGAAAGAAGTACAGGAGGAAGTGGCGGCCTCCAATACAGTGGTAGAGGAAACCCTGCAAGGTATCCTGAATGTAAAGGCGTTTGCCAACGAATATTTTGAAATTGCCCGTTACCGTGTGCGTACCAACGCAGCGGCCCGCATTGGTATGAAAGGGGGTAAATTCCGCGGTGCTTTTTCTTCCTTTATTATCCTGGGTATCTTCGGAGCGCTGGTAGCAGTTATCTGGAGAGGCGTGGCCATTGGCATGACAACGCCCTCGCTGATTTCCTTTGTGCTCTATTCTGTTTTTATTGGCGGTTCTGTAGCGGGGCTGGCAGAAGTATATACCAACTTACAGCGTAGCATCGGCGCAACAGAACACTTACTGGAAATACTGGATGAACCGGAAGAAGATATTACCGAGGTGCATACGATTGCTCCGGAAAACCAGCTGGACGGACAGATCAGCTTCCGCAACCTGTCTTTCCATTATCCTTCCCGTCCTGATCTGCAGATCCTGCAGGATGTTTCCTTTGAGGTGTATGCCGATCAGAAAGTAGCCCTGGTAGGCCCCAGCGGCGCCGGTAAAAGTACCATCGTGTCCCTTTTGCTGCGCCTGTATGATGGCGTAGGCGGAGAAATCCTGTTCGACGGCCGCGACAACCGCACCATTCCCTTATCAGAACTGCGGACACAGATGGCCGTGGTACCCCAGGATGTATTCCTGTTTGGTGGCACCATTGCAGAAAACCTGGCCTATGGCAAGCCGGATGCTACCCCGGAAGAAATGGAGGAAGCGGCGCGTAAAGCCAATGCGTGGGAATTCATACAACGGTTCCCGTTAGGTCTGAATACGGTAGTGGGAGAACGGGGTATACAGCTCTCCGGCGGGCAGCGGCAACGTATTGCCATTGCACGGGCAGTACTGAAAAACCCACGTATCTTAATCCTCGATGAGGCAACATCCGCCCTGGATTCTGAATCCGAAAAACTGGTACAGGATGCGCTGGACAAGCTGATGGAAGGACGTACTTCCATTGTGATTGCCCATCGCCTGGCTACGGTGCGCAAGGCCGACAAGATCATTGTACTGGACAAAGGACGTATTGTGGAAGAAGGTACCCACGCTGAACTGATAGGCCTGGACAGTGGTTTGTATCGCATGCTCAGTGATATGCAGTTTGCCAGCTGA